One stretch of Streptomyces agglomeratus DNA includes these proteins:
- a CDS encoding DUF6167 family protein, translating to MFRRTFWFTAGAAAGVWATTKVNRKIKQLTPESLAAQAADKAVEAGHRLKEFALDVRAGMAQREAELGEALGLEERNDPHVIEHRRVAALDHNKHSYNRNEDH from the coding sequence ATGTTCCGCCGTACTTTCTGGTTCACCGCCGGCGCCGCAGCCGGTGTGTGGGCCACCACCAAGGTCAACCGCAAGATCAAGCAGCTGACGCCCGAGAGCCTCGCCGCGCAGGCCGCCGACAAGGCGGTCGAAGCAGGTCACCGGCTCAAGGAGTTCGCGCTCGACGTCAGGGCGGGAATGGCGCAGCGCGAAGCCGAACTCGGCGAAGCCCTCGGTCTCGAAGAGCGGAACGACCCCCACGTCATCGAGCACCGACGCGTCGCCGCTCTCGACCACAACAAGCATTCGTACAACCGGAATGAGGACCACTGA
- the alaS gene encoding alanine--tRNA ligase, which translates to MESAEIRRRWLRFFEERGHNVVPSASLIADDPTLLLVPAGMVPFKPYFLGEVKPPAPRVTSVQKCVRTPDIEEVGKTTRHGTFFQMCGNFSFGDYFKEGAIKYAWELLTSSVADGGYGLDPERLWITVYKEDDEAEQIWRDVIGVPAERIQRLGMGPNFWSMGVPGPCGPCSEINYDRGPEFGEEGGPAVNDERYVEIWNLVFMQYERGAGEGKDDFPILGDLPSKNIDTGLGLERLAMILQGVQNMYETDTLRVVMDKATELTGVRYGADHGSDVSLRVVADHIRTSVMLIGDGVTPGNEGRGYVLRRIMRRAIRNMRLMGATQPVVAELADVVITTMGQQYPELLTERGRIETVAVAEEAAFLKALKGGTNILDTAVTETKAAGGKVLSGDKAFLLHDTWGFPIDLTLEMAAEQGLSVDEDGFRSLMKKQRDMAKADARAKKTGHADVSAYREVADSSGTTEFTGYTRTEGESTVVGLLVDGLPSPAATEGDEVEVILDRTPFYAEGGGQQADTGRIKLDTGAVITVRDVQQPVPGVSVHKGSVQVGEVTVGASAYAAIDLKRRRAIARAHSATHLTHQALRDALGPTAAQAGSENAPGRFRFDFGSPNAVPGTVLTDVEHKINEVLARELDVQAEVMSIDEAKKQGAIAEFGEKYGERVRVVTIGDFSKELCGGTHVHNTAQLGLVKLLGESSIGSGVRRIEALVGVDAYNFLAREHTVVAQLQELVKGRPEELPEKISGMLAKLKDAEKEIEKFRAEKVLQAAAGLAAGAKDVRGVAVVTGQVPDGTSADDLRRLVLDVRGRIPSDRPAVVALFTTANGRPLTVIATNEAARERGLKAGDLVRTAAKTLGGGGGGKPDVAQGGGQNPEAIGDAVAAVERAVGESA; encoded by the coding sequence ATGGAGTCGGCTGAAATCCGCCGCCGCTGGCTGCGCTTCTTCGAGGAGCGCGGACACAACGTCGTGCCTTCGGCGTCGCTCATCGCGGACGACCCGACCCTGCTGCTGGTCCCCGCGGGCATGGTGCCCTTCAAGCCGTACTTCCTCGGCGAGGTCAAGCCGCCCGCCCCGCGCGTCACCAGCGTGCAGAAGTGCGTGCGTACGCCGGACATCGAAGAGGTCGGCAAGACGACCCGCCACGGCACGTTCTTCCAGATGTGCGGCAACTTCTCGTTCGGCGACTACTTCAAGGAAGGCGCCATCAAGTACGCGTGGGAGCTGCTGACCAGCTCCGTCGCGGACGGTGGCTACGGTCTCGACCCCGAGCGGCTGTGGATCACGGTCTACAAGGAGGACGACGAGGCCGAGCAGATCTGGCGCGACGTCATCGGCGTACCGGCCGAGCGGATCCAGCGTCTGGGCATGGGCCCGAACTTCTGGTCGATGGGTGTACCCGGACCCTGCGGCCCGTGCTCCGAGATCAACTACGACCGCGGCCCGGAGTTCGGCGAAGAGGGCGGCCCGGCGGTCAACGACGAGCGCTACGTGGAGATCTGGAACCTGGTCTTCATGCAGTACGAGCGCGGCGCCGGCGAGGGCAAGGACGACTTCCCGATCCTCGGCGACCTGCCGTCGAAGAACATCGACACGGGTCTGGGCCTGGAACGTCTCGCCATGATCCTTCAGGGCGTACAGAACATGTACGAGACCGACACCCTGCGCGTCGTCATGGACAAGGCCACCGAGCTCACCGGCGTCCGCTACGGCGCCGACCACGGCTCCGACGTCTCCCTGCGCGTCGTCGCCGACCACATCCGTACGTCCGTGATGCTCATCGGGGACGGCGTCACCCCCGGCAACGAGGGCCGCGGCTACGTGCTGCGCCGCATCATGCGCCGCGCCATCCGCAACATGCGGCTCATGGGTGCCACCCAGCCCGTCGTGGCCGAGCTGGCCGACGTGGTCATCACGACCATGGGCCAGCAGTACCCCGAACTGCTGACGGAGCGGGGGCGCATCGAGACCGTCGCCGTCGCCGAGGAGGCCGCGTTCCTCAAGGCCCTCAAGGGCGGCACGAACATCCTCGACACCGCCGTGACGGAGACCAAGGCCGCCGGTGGCAAGGTCCTCTCCGGTGACAAGGCGTTCCTGCTCCACGACACCTGGGGCTTCCCCATCGACCTCACCCTGGAGATGGCCGCCGAGCAGGGCCTGTCCGTGGACGAGGACGGCTTCCGCAGCCTGATGAAGAAGCAGCGGGACATGGCCAAGGCCGACGCCCGGGCCAAGAAGACCGGCCACGCCGACGTCTCCGCCTACCGCGAGGTCGCCGACAGCTCCGGCACCACCGAGTTCACCGGTTACACCCGCACCGAGGGCGAGTCGACCGTCGTCGGCCTGCTCGTCGACGGGCTGCCCTCCCCGGCCGCCACCGAGGGCGACGAGGTCGAGGTCATCCTCGACCGCACGCCGTTCTACGCCGAGGGCGGCGGCCAGCAGGCCGACACCGGCCGGATCAAGCTGGACACGGGCGCCGTCATCACGGTCCGCGACGTACAGCAGCCGGTCCCGGGCGTCTCCGTCCACAAGGGGTCGGTCCAGGTCGGCGAGGTGACCGTGGGCGCCTCCGCCTACGCCGCCATCGACCTCAAGCGCCGCCGGGCCATCGCCCGCGCCCACAGCGCCACGCACCTCACGCACCAGGCGCTGCGCGACGCGCTCGGCCCGACCGCCGCCCAGGCCGGTTCGGAGAACGCGCCGGGCCGTTTCCGCTTCGACTTCGGCTCGCCCAACGCCGTGCCGGGCACCGTCCTGACCGACGTCGAGCACAAGATCAACGAAGTGCTCGCCCGTGAACTCGACGTCCAGGCCGAGGTCATGTCGATCGACGAGGCCAAGAAGCAGGGCGCCATCGCCGAGTTCGGCGAGAAGTACGGCGAGCGCGTGCGCGTCGTGACCATCGGCGACTTCTCCAAGGAGCTGTGCGGCGGTACGCACGTCCACAACACCGCCCAGCTGGGTCTGGTGAAGCTGCTCGGCGAGTCGTCGATCGGTTCGGGCGTGCGGCGCATCGAGGCCCTGGTGGGCGTCGACGCGTACAACTTCCTGGCCCGTGAGCACACGGTCGTCGCCCAGCTCCAGGAGCTGGTCAAGGGCCGTCCGGAGGAGCTGCCGGAGAAGATCTCCGGGATGCTCGCCAAGCTCAAGGACGCCGAGAAGGAGATCGAGAAGTTCCGCGCGGAGAAGGTCCTCCAGGCCGCCGCCGGTCTCGCCGCGGGCGCCAAGGACGTGCGCGGTGTCGCGGTCGTCACGGGTCAGGTGCCGGACGGCACCTCGGCCGACGACCTGCGCCGGCTCGTCCTGGACGTGCGCGGCCGCATTCCGTCCGACCGCCCGGCCGTGGTGGCGCTCTTCACCACTGCCAACGGCCGCCCGCTGACCGTCATCGCCACCAACGAGGCCGCCCGCGAGCGCGGTCTCAAGGCCGGCGACCTGGTCCGTACGGCCGCCAAGACCCTCGGCGGCGGCGGTGGCGGCAAGCCGGACGTCGCCCAGGGCGGCGGCCAGAACCCGGAGGCCATCGGCGACGCCGTGGCCGCCGTCGAGCGCGCGGTCGGCGAGAGCGCCTGA
- a CDS encoding DUF948 domain-containing protein encodes MSGGEVAGILVAVFWAILVSFLAVVLVRLAQTLRATTKLVADVTEQAVPLLADASATVRSAQTQLDRVDAIATDVQEVTSNASALSTTVASTFGGPLVKVAAFGYGVRRAMGRGKDAPSEQPSRRTVIVGRTVPSARRRKRKG; translated from the coding sequence GTGTCCGGTGGAGAGGTGGCCGGCATCCTGGTGGCCGTCTTCTGGGCGATCCTGGTCTCTTTCCTCGCCGTGGTGCTGGTGAGGCTGGCCCAGACGCTCAGGGCGACGACCAAGCTCGTCGCGGACGTGACCGAACAGGCCGTCCCGCTGCTGGCGGACGCGTCCGCGACCGTACGGTCGGCGCAGACCCAGCTCGACCGGGTCGACGCCATCGCGACGGACGTCCAGGAAGTCACCTCCAACGCGTCCGCGCTCTCGACGACCGTCGCATCGACCTTCGGCGGCCCGCTCGTCAAGGTCGCGGCCTTCGGGTACGGCGTCCGCCGGGCGATGGGACGCGGCAAGGACGCTCCGTCCGAGCAGCCGTCGCGTCGCACTGTGATCGTCGGCCGGACCGTGCCGTCCGCCCGACGCCGGAAGCGGAAGGGCTGA